A stretch of Corynebacterium timonense DNA encodes these proteins:
- a CDS encoding DEAD/DEAH box helicase, translating to MSTSENATGGELEPDMNLSETQENPQAAAADQAAADGAGDAGTSEGAGASADVDSPEATETPDTAETPDTAEPASTPAASPEPENGFEKLPLPERVIEAVKKVGFENPSPIQAETIPLLMEGRDVVGLAQTGTGKTAAFALPVLSQIDPEERYPQALVLAPTRELALQVSDSFQSFVDHLGGISVLPIYGGQAYGIQLSGLRRGAQIIVGTPGRVIDHLEKGSLDISNLRFLVLDEADEMLNMGFQEDVERILEDTPEDKQVALFSATMPNGIRRISKQYLNDPAEVTVKSETRTNTNITQRYLFTAHRNKLDAITRILEVAEFEAMIVFVRTKQETEELAEQLRTRGFSAAAINGDIAQQQRERTVDQLRDGRLDILVATDVAARGLDVERISHVLNYDIPNDTESYVHRIGRTGRAGRSGEAILFVTPRERRMLRSIERVTNARIDEMDLPTVDEVNEARKKRFMESITASLDAKDLQVFKDMVREYSATNNVAMDEIAAALATQAQAGDEFLMKEPPKDKRDHRDRKDRRDRFDRDDRGGRFGRDRRDRGDRGERGGRRRFDDSENFDTYRLDVGKRQHVRPGAIVGALANEGGLNSRDFGRITIGGDFTLVELPKNLDRSVLDKLSDTRISGQLINIQRDKGAPRGRGGYGQRDKGGRGGRGRRDWRD from the coding sequence ATGAGCACTTCCGAAAACGCCACCGGCGGCGAGCTTGAGCCGGATATGAACTTGTCGGAAACTCAGGAAAACCCGCAGGCTGCCGCGGCCGACCAGGCCGCAGCCGACGGCGCCGGGGATGCGGGTACTTCTGAGGGCGCCGGCGCTTCGGCGGATGTTGACTCCCCCGAAGCCACTGAGACCCCTGACACCGCTGAGACCCCTGACACCGCTGAGCCCGCGAGCACCCCTGCCGCCTCGCCGGAGCCCGAGAACGGGTTTGAAAAGCTCCCGCTGCCCGAGCGGGTGATCGAGGCGGTCAAGAAGGTCGGCTTCGAAAATCCGTCGCCGATCCAGGCGGAGACGATCCCGCTGCTGATGGAGGGGCGCGACGTGGTCGGCCTCGCGCAGACGGGTACGGGAAAGACGGCGGCGTTCGCGCTGCCGGTTCTGTCGCAGATCGACCCCGAGGAACGCTACCCGCAGGCCCTCGTGCTTGCACCGACGCGTGAGCTGGCACTGCAGGTGTCGGACTCCTTCCAGTCCTTCGTCGACCACCTCGGCGGCATTTCTGTGCTGCCGATCTACGGTGGTCAGGCCTACGGCATCCAGCTGTCGGGCCTGCGCCGCGGCGCGCAGATTATTGTGGGCACGCCGGGCCGCGTCATCGACCACCTGGAGAAGGGCTCACTGGACATCTCCAACCTGCGCTTCCTCGTTCTCGACGAGGCGGACGAGATGCTCAACATGGGCTTCCAGGAGGACGTCGAGCGCATCCTCGAGGACACCCCGGAGGACAAGCAGGTCGCGCTGTTTTCGGCGACGATGCCGAACGGCATCCGGCGCATCTCCAAGCAGTACCTCAACGACCCCGCCGAGGTCACCGTCAAGTCGGAGACGCGCACCAACACGAACATCACGCAGCGCTACCTGTTCACCGCACACCGCAACAAGCTCGACGCGATCACTCGCATTCTCGAGGTGGCCGAGTTCGAGGCGATGATCGTCTTCGTGCGCACCAAGCAGGAAACCGAGGAGCTCGCCGAGCAGCTGCGCACCCGCGGCTTCTCCGCGGCCGCCATCAACGGTGACATCGCCCAGCAGCAGCGCGAGAGGACAGTCGATCAGCTTCGCGACGGCCGACTCGACATCCTGGTGGCCACCGACGTCGCGGCGCGCGGCCTCGACGTCGAGCGCATCAGCCACGTCCTCAACTACGACATCCCGAACGACACGGAAAGCTACGTCCACCGCATCGGCCGCACTGGCCGCGCAGGCCGCTCGGGCGAAGCGATCCTGTTTGTCACCCCGCGCGAGCGCCGGATGCTGCGCTCCATCGAGCGCGTGACCAACGCGAGGATCGACGAGATGGACCTGCCCACCGTGGACGAGGTCAACGAAGCCCGCAAGAAGCGGTTCATGGAGTCCATCACCGCCTCGCTCGATGCCAAGGACCTGCAGGTGTTCAAGGACATGGTGCGCGAGTACTCCGCGACCAACAACGTGGCCATGGACGAGATTGCCGCGGCTTTGGCCACCCAGGCGCAGGCCGGCGACGAGTTCCTCATGAAGGAGCCGCCGAAGGACAAGCGCGACCACAGGGACCGCAAAGACCGCCGGGATCGCTTTGACCGCGACGACCGGGGCGGGCGCTTCGGCCGGGATCGACGCGACCGCGGAGACCGCGGCGAGCGTGGAGGGCGGCGGCGCTTCGACGACAGTGAGAACTTCGATACGTACCGTCTTGACGTCGGTAAGCGTCAGCACGTGCGCCCCGGCGCCATCGTCGGCGCCCTGGCGAACGAGGGCGGCCTGAACTCGCGCGACTTCGGCCGCATCACCATCGGCGGCGACTTTACACTGGTGGAGCTGCCGAAGAACCTTGACCGCAGCGTCCTGGACAAGCTGTCAGACACGCGGATTTCCGGTCAGCTGATCAACATCCAGCGCGACAAGGGCGCGCCGCGTGGGCGCGGCGGATACGGGCAGCGCGATAAGGGCGGCCGGGGCGGTCGCGGACGGCGCGACTGGCGTGACTAA
- a CDS encoding CitMHS family transporter, with protein MNSPLALTLLGLVIIGATVGVLLRGKTHPVVAMTLIPFAGALLAGSGLAEISEYYGAGLDRVINVVVMFIFAIIYFGILADVGLFEPVITALIRATRGKIVLVTVGTAAIAVVAHLDGSGSTTFLLTIPALLPLYQALGMSRYVLLTIVALSASVMNMVPWAGPVGRAATVIDSTPNEIWQHLLPAQAIALVSVLIVSAILGVTERRRLAKTGVGSTTVDVHAIADDFASAQRKERASLNLTPRAGTWTVWANAAITIALIGVLVSGVVTPAPAFLVGTAILLVINFPSLDAQSDILRRHAPTALSMAGVILAAAMFLGVLDGTGMLEQIALSLISILPAAVGPYVHIIIGLLGVPLDLATSTDAYYFSLLPIVQSTAEAFGVSGMGAAAAMIIGNVIGTFVSPFSPALWLAIGLAGANMGKYIRFAFPIAWVFSGVLVLASWAMGLLV; from the coding sequence ATGAATTCCCCGCTCGCCCTCACGCTCCTCGGCCTCGTGATCATCGGCGCGACGGTGGGAGTTCTTCTCAGAGGCAAAACCCACCCTGTCGTCGCTATGACCCTCATCCCGTTTGCCGGTGCTCTCCTCGCCGGCAGCGGCCTCGCTGAGATCAGTGAGTACTACGGCGCCGGCCTCGACCGCGTGATCAACGTCGTGGTGATGTTCATCTTTGCCATCATCTATTTCGGAATCCTCGCGGACGTCGGCCTTTTCGAGCCTGTCATCACCGCCCTCATCCGTGCCACTCGAGGAAAAATCGTGTTGGTCACCGTCGGAACCGCAGCCATCGCTGTCGTCGCCCACCTCGACGGCTCCGGGTCAACCACGTTCCTGCTGACAATCCCCGCGCTGCTGCCCCTCTACCAGGCGCTGGGGATGTCACGCTACGTGCTGCTGACGATCGTCGCGCTGTCCGCGTCCGTAATGAACATGGTGCCGTGGGCCGGGCCCGTCGGACGCGCCGCAACGGTCATCGACTCGACCCCCAACGAGATCTGGCAGCACCTCCTGCCCGCCCAAGCGATCGCCCTCGTCTCCGTCCTGATCGTCAGCGCTATTCTGGGCGTGACGGAGCGACGGCGCCTCGCTAAGACTGGGGTGGGATCCACCACCGTCGACGTGCATGCAATTGCCGACGACTTCGCTTCCGCGCAGCGCAAGGAGCGCGCGTCGCTGAACCTCACCCCGCGCGCGGGGACGTGGACGGTGTGGGCCAACGCGGCAATCACCATCGCGCTCATCGGCGTTTTGGTCTCTGGAGTCGTGACACCCGCCCCGGCCTTTTTGGTCGGCACGGCAATCCTCCTTGTGATTAACTTTCCTTCCCTCGACGCCCAGTCCGACATCCTCCGCCGCCACGCCCCCACGGCGTTGTCCATGGCTGGGGTCATCCTCGCGGCCGCCATGTTCCTCGGCGTCTTGGACGGCACGGGCATGCTCGAGCAGATTGCACTCTCTCTCATCTCAATTCTGCCCGCGGCTGTTGGCCCGTACGTCCACATCATCATCGGCCTGCTCGGTGTGCCGCTAGACCTGGCAACATCCACCGACGCCTACTACTTTTCGCTCCTGCCCATCGTCCAAAGCACCGCGGAAGCGTTCGGCGTTTCGGGCATGGGCGCGGCGGCCGCCATGATCATCGGCAACGTCATCGGCACCTTCGTCAGCCCGTTCTCTCCCGCGCTATGGCTCGCGATTGGTCTTGCCGGAGCAAACATGGGCAAGTACATCCGCTTCGCGTTCCCGATCGCGTGGGTATTCTCCGGGGTCCTCGTGCTCGCCTCCTGGGCCATGGGCCTGCTGGTGTAG
- a CDS encoding (deoxy)nucleoside triphosphate pyrophosphohydrolase: MGRRIEVVGAVFTSGDKVFAARRGPNKSMPGKWEFPGGKIEAGETAAQALRRELREELSVEATVGTHVTTTQHETDGTTIVLSTYICELAEGTPVKTEHIELRWVPRGELHLLDWTPADIPTVDILQREDAENVS, from the coding sequence ATGGGAAGAAGGATCGAGGTCGTCGGAGCCGTGTTCACGTCCGGGGACAAGGTATTTGCTGCCCGACGTGGACCTAATAAGTCGATGCCAGGGAAATGGGAGTTTCCCGGGGGAAAAATTGAAGCCGGGGAAACTGCCGCCCAGGCTCTTCGACGCGAACTCCGCGAGGAGCTGAGCGTCGAGGCGACAGTCGGCACACACGTCACCACGACCCAGCATGAGACCGATGGCACGACCATTGTCCTATCGACCTACATCTGCGAGCTGGCCGAAGGCACTCCGGTGAAGACAGAGCACATTGAGCTAAGGTGGGTTCCCCGCGGCGAGCTCCATCTTTTGGACTGGACCCCTGCGGATATTCCTACGGTCGATATTCTGCAGCGGGAGGACGCTGAGAATGTCTCGTAA